A part of Streptomyces sp. NBC_01451 genomic DNA contains:
- the hisD gene encoding histidinol dehydrogenase: MAEILKHAVPGAEVAASLAHVRETVTGVIADIRERGDAAVREYSEKFDDWSPDSFRLSDEEVEKIVASVPEQVIADIRFVQDQVRAFARQQLDSMREFEVETLPGVRLGQKHIPVQAAGAYVPGGRYPLTASAHMTVVTAKVAGVPRVVACTPPIRGEIPAATVAAMHLAGADEIWLLGGVQAVAAMSVGTDSMRPVNLIAGPGNAYVAEAKRQLFGEIGIDLFAGPTEILVLADADADPFVCAVDLLSQAEHGPDSPAVLITTSREVAERTIAEVERLLPAMPTRDFAGPAWRDHGQVHVVDTLDEMYALADDLAFEHVEVLTAEPRLALEKMTQYGALFLGEGTCVSFGDKVIGTNHVLPTRGAARYTGGLWVGKYLKTVTYQEVTDTASQALLGRLCGRASRVELFEGHARSGDVRAAKAEGDELPWNSA, translated from the coding sequence GTGGCAGAGATCCTGAAGCACGCCGTACCCGGGGCCGAGGTGGCCGCCTCGCTCGCCCACGTGCGCGAGACCGTGACCGGCGTCATCGCCGACATCCGCGAGCGCGGTGACGCCGCCGTGCGCGAGTACTCCGAGAAGTTCGACGACTGGAGCCCGGACTCCTTCCGGCTCTCCGACGAGGAGGTCGAGAAGATCGTCGCGTCGGTGCCCGAGCAGGTCATCGCCGACATCCGCTTCGTCCAGGACCAGGTCCGCGCCTTCGCCCGGCAACAGCTGGACTCCATGCGGGAGTTCGAGGTGGAGACACTGCCCGGCGTCAGGCTCGGGCAGAAGCACATCCCCGTACAGGCCGCCGGCGCCTATGTCCCGGGCGGCCGTTACCCGCTCACCGCCTCCGCCCACATGACCGTCGTCACCGCCAAGGTCGCGGGCGTGCCGCGCGTCGTCGCCTGCACACCGCCGATCCGTGGTGAGATACCGGCCGCCACCGTCGCCGCGATGCATCTGGCCGGCGCGGACGAGATCTGGCTCCTCGGCGGAGTGCAGGCGGTCGCCGCGATGTCGGTCGGGACGGACTCGATGCGCCCCGTCAACCTGATCGCCGGGCCCGGCAACGCCTACGTGGCCGAGGCCAAGCGGCAACTGTTCGGCGAGATCGGCATCGACCTCTTCGCCGGACCGACCGAGATCCTCGTCCTCGCCGACGCGGACGCCGACCCGTTCGTCTGCGCGGTCGACCTGCTCTCCCAGGCGGAGCACGGTCCGGACTCACCGGCCGTCCTCATCACCACCTCCCGCGAGGTCGCCGAGCGGACCATCGCCGAGGTGGAACGGCTCCTCCCCGCCATGCCCACCCGTGACTTCGCGGGGCCGGCCTGGCGCGACCACGGCCAGGTGCACGTCGTCGACACCCTGGACGAGATGTACGCGCTGGCCGACGACCTCGCCTTCGAACACGTGGAGGTCCTGACCGCCGAACCGCGTCTGGCGCTGGAGAAGATGACCCAGTACGGCGCCCTGTTCCTCGGCGAGGGCACCTGCGTGTCGTTCGGCGACAAGGTCATCGGCACCAACCACGTGCTGCCCACGCGGGGTGCCGCCCGCTACACCGGGGGCCTGTGGGTGGGGAAGTACCTCAAGACGGTGACCTACCAGGAGGTCACCGACACCGCCTCGCAGGCACTCCTCGGCCGTCTCTGCGGGCGCGCCTCCCGCGTCGAGCTGTTCGAGGGCCACGCCCGCTCCGGCGACGTACGCGCGGCGAAGGCCGAGGGCGACGAACTGCCGTGGAACAGCGCATGA
- a CDS encoding SDR family NAD(P)-dependent oxidoreductase, which yields MSPYPNQCNDLRGRTALITGGGGPLGRAFASSLSDAGARVVLVGRDEAALTDAADRIAKEGGEARTAVCDVSDPESVRALADQLADEDVSLLVNNAGVAGPVRPLVDIEPDEWDDVFAANVRGVYLMCRAFLPPMLTAGRGDIVNIASVSGKRPLLHRTPYTASKMALLGLTRTLAGEAGPRGVSVNSLSPGPVRGPRMDRNFRLTAELTGCTRQEAERDFVSRAALGRLVEADEVARALLAMLAMPGLCGADIDLSAGMIAPA from the coding sequence ATGAGCCCGTATCCGAACCAGTGCAACGACCTGCGTGGGCGTACGGCGCTCATCACCGGCGGGGGAGGGCCGCTCGGGCGGGCGTTCGCGTCGTCGCTGTCGGACGCCGGGGCCCGGGTGGTCCTCGTCGGCCGCGACGAGGCCGCCCTCACCGACGCGGCGGACCGGATCGCCAAGGAGGGCGGTGAGGCGCGTACGGCGGTGTGCGACGTCTCCGACCCGGAGTCGGTGCGCGCGCTGGCGGATCAACTGGCCGACGAGGACGTGTCGTTGCTGGTCAACAACGCGGGCGTGGCGGGTCCGGTGAGACCGCTCGTCGACATCGAACCGGACGAGTGGGACGACGTGTTCGCCGCCAACGTGCGGGGCGTCTATCTGATGTGCCGGGCCTTCCTGCCGCCCATGCTGACGGCGGGCCGCGGAGACATCGTCAACATCGCCTCGGTCAGCGGCAAGCGCCCCCTGCTCCACCGCACTCCCTACACGGCGTCGAAGATGGCACTCCTCGGCCTCACCCGCACCCTCGCAGGTGAGGCCGGACCGCGGGGCGTCTCGGTCAACTCCCTTTCCCCGGGCCCGGTTCGGGGACCGCGCATGGACCGCAACTTCCGTCTGACGGCCGAACTGACCGGCTGCACACGGCAGGAGGCGGAACGGGACTTCGTGTCCCGGGCCGCGCTGGGACGCCTCGTCGAGGCGGACGAGGTGGCCCGGGCCCTGCTGGCGATGCTCGCGATGCCGGGCCTGTGCGGGGCGGACATCGACCTGTCGGCGGGCATGATCGCCCCGGCGTGA
- a CDS encoding class I SAM-dependent methyltransferase, which produces MFSPEGPTLRELAVQALSSVEHGYDLLAPKFDHTPFRTPDTILDAVASALAPLGPFDDGLDLCCGTGAGLAVLEGVCRGSVTGIDISAGMLEVARRRAGAGGRPGGPRAALVRGDARALPFAPASGSAPAFDLVVSFGAFGHFLPGELPGLFAQVHSVLRPGGRFAFPVVAPARPGTRAYWALLGFDAAMRIRNAVWKPPFVMYYRAFRLADVRRELAYAGFDVETRALPEFGRRPDGSPRCRMVVATRTPAGRQPVSS; this is translated from the coding sequence ATGTTCAGCCCCGAAGGCCCCACCCTCCGTGAACTCGCCGTGCAGGCGCTGTCGTCCGTCGAGCACGGCTACGACCTGCTCGCGCCGAAGTTCGACCACACCCCGTTCCGTACACCGGACACGATCCTCGACGCGGTGGCGTCGGCGCTCGCCCCGCTCGGGCCCTTCGACGACGGCCTCGACCTGTGCTGCGGCACCGGCGCCGGACTGGCGGTGCTGGAAGGGGTGTGCCGGGGGAGCGTCACCGGGATCGACATCAGCGCGGGCATGCTGGAGGTGGCCCGGCGGCGGGCGGGGGCGGGCGGACGTCCCGGCGGGCCGCGCGCCGCCCTGGTACGCGGCGACGCCCGGGCCCTGCCCTTCGCCCCCGCGTCCGGCTCCGCCCCCGCCTTCGATCTGGTCGTCAGCTTCGGGGCGTTCGGGCACTTCCTGCCGGGCGAGTTGCCGGGGCTGTTCGCCCAGGTCCACTCCGTGCTGCGGCCGGGCGGGCGCTTCGCCTTCCCCGTCGTGGCCCCGGCCCGCCCGGGAACGCGCGCCTACTGGGCGCTGCTCGGCTTCGACGCGGCGATGAGGATCCGCAACGCCGTGTGGAAGCCTCCGTTCGTCATGTACTACCGGGCCTTCCGGCTGGCCGACGTACGACGCGAGTTGGCGTACGCCGGCTTCGACGTGGAGACCCGCGCCCTGCCCGAGTTCGGGCGCAGGCCGGACGGCAGTCCGCGCTGCCGGATGGTGGTGGCGACGCGGACACCCGCCGGGCGACAGCCCGTCAGCTCTTGA
- a CDS encoding alpha/beta fold hydrolase → MSTFTTSDGTEIFFKDWGTGQPVVFSHGWPLNADTWDGQSRLVAEHGFRAIAHDRRGHGRSAQPWQGNHMDQYADDLAELIESLDLDNVILVGHSTGGGEVTRYIGRHGTGRVAKVVLLGAVPPLMLKTDTNPEGTPIEAFDGIRAGVEADRSQFYWDLSEAFFGFNRPDATPSEGMRRAFWLWSMQVGLKAAYDCVKQFSESDFTEDLGRIDVPTLIAHGADDQIVPIAASAEKTAQLVKDSTLKVYPGAPHGLVGDFEKAFNADLLEFIKS, encoded by the coding sequence ATGAGTACGTTCACCACCTCCGACGGCACCGAGATCTTCTTCAAGGACTGGGGCACGGGACAGCCGGTGGTGTTCAGCCACGGCTGGCCGCTGAACGCCGACACGTGGGACGGCCAGTCCCGCCTGGTCGCCGAGCACGGCTTCCGGGCCATCGCGCACGACCGGCGCGGGCACGGCCGTTCCGCGCAGCCCTGGCAGGGCAACCACATGGACCAGTACGCGGACGACCTGGCCGAACTGATCGAGTCGCTCGACCTCGACAACGTTATCCTCGTCGGCCACTCGACCGGCGGCGGCGAAGTGACCCGCTACATCGGCCGCCACGGGACGGGGCGCGTGGCCAAGGTCGTGCTGCTGGGCGCGGTGCCGCCGCTGATGCTGAAGACCGACACCAACCCCGAGGGCACGCCCATCGAGGCCTTCGACGGTATCCGGGCGGGCGTCGAGGCGGACCGTTCGCAGTTCTACTGGGACCTCAGCGAGGCCTTCTTCGGCTTCAACCGGCCGGACGCGACCCCGTCCGAGGGCATGCGTCGCGCGTTCTGGCTCTGGAGCATGCAGGTCGGGCTGAAGGCCGCCTACGACTGCGTCAAGCAGTTCTCGGAGTCCGACTTCACCGAGGACCTGGGCCGCATCGACGTCCCGACGCTGATCGCGCACGGCGCCGACGACCAGATCGTGCCGATCGCCGCGTCGGCGGAGAAGACGGCCCAGCTGGTCAAGGACTCGACGCTGAAGGTCTACCCGGGTGCCCCGCACGGCCTGGTGGGCGACTTCGAGAAGGCGTTCAACGCCGACCTGCTGGAGTTCATCAAGAGCTGA
- a CDS encoding serine hydrolase domain-containing protein, with translation MSEHVPHVHGDCDARFSAVRTAFEENFRDRGELGAAVSVTVGGETVVDLWAGWADGGRTRAWERDTLVNVWSTSKGPVALCAHILADRGLLDLDAPVAAYWPEFAAAGKEGVLVRHLLSHRAGLSGLREPHSLADLYDWELTTGRLAATEPWWEPGTRSGYHALTYGFLVGEVVRRVSGLLPGAFLEREVTGPLGIDFTIGLPEKEAGRAAELVQPPAASTSEQAAVFAQLTPTAIAALANPLTGPAVANSPEWRAAEIPAANGHGTARAIAALYGVFAGQGSYGGRRVLSAEAAERVREGQGSCRDLVLGAGFGHDTEIALGLWLSGPGGSYGPNPRAYGHDGFGGSCGLADPDGGVSMGYVMNRMGPHIADDPRKMALVDALYSAL, from the coding sequence ATGTCCGAGCACGTGCCACATGTACACGGCGACTGCGACGCACGCTTCTCGGCGGTGCGCACGGCGTTCGAGGAGAACTTCCGCGACCGCGGGGAGCTGGGCGCGGCGGTGAGCGTCACGGTCGGCGGCGAGACGGTAGTCGACCTCTGGGCCGGCTGGGCCGACGGAGGGCGCACACGCGCGTGGGAGCGCGACACGCTCGTCAACGTGTGGTCGACGTCCAAGGGCCCGGTGGCGCTGTGCGCGCACATCCTCGCCGACCGGGGGCTGCTCGACCTCGACGCCCCGGTGGCCGCGTACTGGCCGGAGTTCGCCGCGGCCGGCAAGGAGGGCGTGCTCGTACGGCATCTGCTGTCGCACCGGGCGGGTCTGTCCGGCCTGCGTGAGCCGCACTCGCTCGCCGACCTCTACGACTGGGAGCTGACAACCGGCCGACTGGCGGCGACGGAACCCTGGTGGGAGCCGGGGACGCGGTCCGGCTATCACGCGCTGACGTACGGCTTCCTGGTCGGTGAGGTGGTCCGCCGGGTGTCGGGGCTACTCCCGGGCGCCTTCCTGGAGCGGGAGGTGACCGGGCCCCTGGGCATCGACTTCACCATCGGGCTGCCGGAGAAGGAGGCCGGACGGGCCGCCGAACTGGTGCAGCCACCGGCCGCCTCGACCAGCGAACAGGCCGCGGTCTTCGCCCAGTTGACGCCCACGGCGATCGCCGCCCTGGCCAATCCCCTCACGGGTCCGGCGGTGGCGAACAGCCCCGAGTGGCGGGCCGCCGAGATACCGGCGGCCAACGGCCACGGCACGGCACGCGCGATCGCCGCGCTGTACGGCGTCTTCGCCGGACAGGGCTCGTACGGCGGCCGGCGCGTCCTCTCCGCCGAGGCGGCCGAGCGGGTGCGCGAGGGGCAGGGCAGCTGCCGCGACCTGGTGCTCGGCGCCGGTTTCGGCCACGACACGGAGATCGCGCTCGGGCTGTGGCTGAGCGGCCCGGGCGGCTCCTACGGGCCCAACCCGAGGGCGTACGGCCATGACGGATTCGGCGGTTCCTGCGGGCTGGCCGACCCGGACGGCGGAGTGTCGATGGGGTATGTGATGAACCGCATGGGTCCCCATATCGCCGACGACCCGCGGAAGATGGCGCTGGTCGACGCCCTGTACAGCGCACTCTGA
- a CDS encoding acetylxylan esterase, with protein MAQFDLPLDELQEYRSESAEPEDFDAFWSKTLQETREHDLDARFEPVETGLTTVEVYDVTFAGFGGHPVKGWLRLPAGTSEPLPVVVEFIGYGGGRGLPHENLLWASTGRAHFAMDTRGQGSAWGGGGGTADPVGNAPSYPGFMTRGIDAPENYYYRRVYTDAVRAVEAARSHPLVDPARTVALGSSQGGGITLAVGGLVPDLVAIAPDVPFLCDFPRAATLTDRHPYREIGSYLKTHRGRTADALSTLAYFDGVHFAARGRAPALFSTALEDQTCPPSTVFAAFNAWANDDKKIEVYDFNDHEGGGPFQEATKVGWLRSYA; from the coding sequence ATGGCCCAGTTCGACCTCCCCCTGGACGAACTCCAGGAGTACCGCAGCGAGTCCGCCGAGCCCGAGGACTTCGACGCCTTCTGGTCCAAGACGCTCCAGGAGACCCGGGAACACGACCTGGACGCCCGTTTCGAGCCGGTGGAGACAGGGCTGACCACCGTCGAGGTGTACGACGTGACGTTCGCCGGATTCGGCGGTCACCCGGTGAAGGGCTGGCTGCGACTGCCCGCCGGGACCTCGGAGCCGCTGCCGGTGGTCGTGGAGTTCATCGGGTACGGCGGCGGACGCGGTCTGCCGCACGAGAACCTGTTGTGGGCGTCGACCGGCCGCGCCCACTTCGCCATGGACACGCGCGGCCAGGGCAGCGCCTGGGGCGGCGGTGGCGGTACGGCCGACCCGGTGGGCAACGCGCCCTCGTACCCCGGATTCATGACCCGTGGCATCGACGCCCCCGAGAACTACTACTACCGGCGGGTGTACACGGACGCGGTGCGTGCGGTGGAGGCGGCCCGCTCGCATCCGCTGGTCGACCCGGCGCGCACGGTGGCCCTCGGCTCCAGTCAGGGCGGCGGGATCACGCTCGCGGTCGGCGGGCTGGTGCCCGATCTGGTCGCCATCGCCCCGGACGTGCCGTTCCTGTGCGACTTCCCGCGCGCGGCGACCCTCACGGACCGCCATCCCTACCGCGAGATCGGCAGCTATCTCAAGACCCACCGGGGCCGCACCGCGGACGCGCTGAGCACGCTCGCCTACTTCGACGGCGTGCACTTCGCAGCGCGCGGCCGGGCCCCTGCGCTCTTCTCGACGGCCCTGGAGGACCAGACCTGCCCGCCGTCGACCGTCTTCGCGGCCTTCAACGCCTGGGCGAACGACGACAAGAAGATCGAGGTCTACGACTTCAACGACCACGAGGGCGGCGGCCCGTTCCAGGAGGCCACGAAGGTGGGCTGGCTGCGCTCGTACGCCTGA
- a CDS encoding 8-oxoguanine deaminase — protein MPTAVELLVRDAELLVVDGAREIPGGWVAVDGGRVTAVGAAGTEPEAVTTVSAAGRLVTPGLVNTHHHIYQNLTRSYAPAVNGTLFDWLTTLYPLWAALDEEAAYVSAYVGMAELLMGGCTTSSDHLYVHPRPGLVDAEIRAARDIGFRFHATRGSMTRSVEDGGLPPRSVTQTEDEVLADSERLIKTHHDPEPGALIRVALAPCSPFSVTRELMTATAELAERYDVRLHTHLAEDHDEDTYCLETYGCRPVEYFEEAGWMSDRTWVAHCIYPNDAELRRLAAAGVGVAHCPSSNMLIGGGTARVKEMRELGLPVGIGCDGSASTDHASLWMETRGALLLGRYRGGPGAMTARDALDIATRGSARCLGRADEIGHLRPGACADLVVWDLHEVALAGALSDPVEAWLRCGPARAWTTVVAGRVLVDRGEPVLPGLRDALTDHRRIARRMQETV, from the coding sequence ATGCCGACTGCTGTGGAACTGCTGGTCAGGGACGCCGAACTGCTCGTCGTGGACGGCGCGCGCGAGATTCCCGGCGGGTGGGTGGCCGTCGACGGCGGGCGCGTCACGGCCGTGGGCGCCGCCGGGACCGAGCCCGAGGCCGTGACGACCGTGTCGGCGGCCGGGCGGCTCGTCACCCCGGGTCTGGTCAACACGCACCACCACATCTACCAGAACCTCACGCGCTCCTACGCGCCCGCCGTCAACGGCACCCTCTTCGACTGGCTGACCACGCTCTACCCGCTGTGGGCCGCGCTCGACGAGGAGGCGGCGTACGTGTCCGCCTACGTCGGCATGGCCGAACTGCTCATGGGCGGCTGCACCACCTCCTCCGACCACCTGTACGTCCATCCGCGTCCCGGACTCGTCGACGCCGAGATCCGCGCCGCCCGCGACATCGGCTTCCGCTTCCACGCCACCCGCGGCTCCATGACCCGGTCCGTGGAGGACGGCGGCCTGCCGCCCCGGAGCGTCACACAGACCGAGGACGAGGTCCTCGCCGACAGCGAGCGGCTCATCAAGACCCACCACGACCCGGAACCGGGCGCGCTGATCCGGGTCGCCCTCGCGCCCTGCTCGCCCTTCTCGGTGACCAGGGAACTGATGACGGCCACCGCCGAACTCGCCGAGCGGTACGACGTACGCCTCCACACGCACCTCGCGGAGGACCACGACGAGGACACGTACTGCCTGGAGACCTACGGCTGCCGGCCCGTCGAGTACTTCGAGGAGGCCGGCTGGATGAGCGACCGCACCTGGGTCGCGCACTGCATCTATCCCAACGACGCGGAACTGCGCCGCCTCGCCGCCGCGGGCGTCGGCGTCGCGCACTGCCCCAGCTCCAACATGCTCATCGGCGGCGGTACCGCACGAGTGAAGGAGATGCGCGAACTGGGCCTGCCCGTCGGCATCGGCTGCGACGGCTCCGCCTCCACCGACCACGCCTCGCTCTGGATGGAGACACGCGGCGCCCTGCTCCTCGGCCGCTACCGGGGCGGACCCGGCGCGATGACCGCGCGCGACGCCCTCGACATCGCCACCCGGGGCTCGGCGCGCTGCCTGGGCCGTGCCGACGAGATCGGGCATCTGCGGCCCGGCGCCTGCGCCGACCTCGTCGTGTGGGACCTGCACGAGGTCGCGCTCGCCGGCGCGCTGAGCGACCCCGTCGAGGCGTGGCTGCGCTGCGGACCGGCCCGCGCGTGGACAACGGTCGTCGCCGGACGCGTCCTGGTAGACCGGGGCGAACCCGTCCTGCCGGGCCTCAGGGACGCGCTCACCGACCACCGCAGGATCGCCCGCCGGATGCAGGAGACGGTGTGA
- a CDS encoding Rv1733c family protein, translating into MGVFGGTRVYGRRRRRNPLCRRSDVVEAWAVLVVAVVVCVGAPLAGVVTARWAYDGAMATAAVQRAERHRVHAVAVGRAGAGAPSAVSGRQHLYRVRVLWTEPGSGTRTVTAYVPPGTRRGDTVDLWLDASGRPVTPPPGALSVRLHTAAVGVCAAGLAAGAALLAGTALRRTLVQRRLVEWERAWALTEPEWTGRRA; encoded by the coding sequence GTGGGGGTCTTCGGCGGAACGCGGGTGTACGGCCGGCGCCGGCGACGCAATCCGCTGTGCCGCCGCTCGGACGTGGTGGAGGCGTGGGCGGTCCTCGTCGTCGCCGTGGTGGTGTGCGTCGGCGCGCCCCTGGCCGGTGTGGTCACGGCCCGGTGGGCGTACGACGGGGCGATGGCGACGGCCGCCGTTCAGCGTGCCGAGCGTCATCGTGTCCATGCGGTGGCCGTCGGCAGAGCCGGGGCGGGGGCTCCCTCGGCAGTGTCCGGCAGACAGCACCTGTACCGGGTGCGGGTGCTGTGGACGGAGCCCGGTTCCGGGACGCGCACGGTGACGGCGTACGTGCCGCCCGGCACACGGCGCGGTGACACCGTCGACCTGTGGCTCGACGCGAGCGGACGGCCCGTCACCCCGCCGCCCGGCGCCCTCTCGGTCCGCCTGCACACGGCGGCGGTGGGCGTCTGTGCCGCGGGGCTGGCCGCCGGTGCCGCCCTTCTCGCCGGAACCGCACTGCGCCGTACGCTCGTTCAGCGCCGGCTCGTGGAGTGGGAACGGGCGTGGGCGCTCACGGAGCCGGAGTGGACGGGCCGCCGGGCGTGA
- a CDS encoding ferredoxin reductase, translated as MTRTTSDTTAPGLFVPPTRFAVPGRIAVSNREAALWQTATLTEVRRETPHASTFRFAVPGWAGHLPGQHLMLRLRAEDGYTAQRHYSIASAPDDAGHIELTLDHVEGGEVSGWFHTLAEPGDEVEVRGPLSGFFAWPGDRPALLIGAGSGVVPLMSMIRHHRARGLTVPLRLLVSARGPEELIYAREYGAETTPVFTRRAPEGMPVGRLTASQVAPLLADERPPGGWEAYVCGSNAFAEHASRLLVSAGQPVDRIRIERFG; from the coding sequence GTGACTAGGACCACCTCCGACACCACGGCGCCCGGCCTCTTCGTGCCCCCGACCCGGTTCGCCGTGCCCGGCCGCATCGCCGTCAGCAACCGCGAGGCGGCCCTCTGGCAGACGGCCACGCTCACCGAGGTGCGACGGGAGACACCCCACGCGTCCACCTTCCGGTTCGCGGTGCCCGGCTGGGCGGGTCATCTGCCCGGCCAGCACCTGATGCTGCGGCTGCGGGCCGAAGACGGTTACACGGCCCAGCGCCACTACTCGATCGCCTCGGCCCCGGACGACGCCGGGCACATCGAACTGACCCTGGACCACGTCGAGGGCGGCGAGGTCTCCGGCTGGTTCCACACACTGGCCGAACCGGGCGACGAGGTGGAGGTGCGCGGTCCGCTCAGCGGTTTCTTCGCCTGGCCGGGCGACCGGCCCGCGCTGCTGATCGGCGCCGGTTCCGGGGTCGTACCGCTGATGTCGATGATCCGGCACCACCGCGCGCGCGGCCTGACCGTGCCGCTGCGGCTGCTGGTGTCGGCGCGCGGCCCGGAGGAGCTGATCTACGCGCGGGAGTACGGGGCCGAGACCACGCCCGTCTTCACCCGCCGGGCGCCCGAGGGCATGCCGGTCGGTCGGCTGACGGCCTCGCAGGTGGCTCCGCTGCTGGCCGACGAGCGGCCGCCGGGCGGGTGGGAGGCGTACGTGTGCGGCTCGAACGCCTTCGCCGAGCACGCCTCGCGGCTGCTGGTGTCGGCGGGTCAGCCCGTGGACCGGATCCGGATCGAACGCTTCGGCTGA
- a CDS encoding sulfite oxidase-like oxidoreductase: MNVTRGFTGRPRVLPHSPEGVGGAPIAGLPPGQYDAGDDWPVLSAEVTPDLTPADWSFRIDGLVAEPHTWDWAGAHALPASAYEGDIHCVTSWSKFGVRFGGVSLDAFLDVVRPDESATHAVAYSHTGYTTNLPLADLTGGRAWIAWEYEGRPLAAEHGGPARLLVPHLYFWKSAKWIAGLRLLDHDEPGFWEQNGYHARGNPWEEQRYSGD, translated from the coding sequence ATGAACGTCACCCGAGGCTTCACCGGACGCCCGCGCGTCCTCCCCCACAGCCCTGAAGGCGTGGGAGGTGCCCCCATCGCCGGGTTGCCGCCCGGCCAGTACGACGCGGGCGACGACTGGCCCGTCCTGTCCGCCGAGGTCACCCCCGACCTGACGCCCGCGGACTGGTCCTTCCGCATCGACGGCCTGGTGGCCGAGCCGCACACATGGGACTGGGCCGGGGCCCACGCGCTGCCCGCGTCGGCGTACGAGGGTGACATCCACTGTGTGACGAGCTGGTCCAAGTTCGGGGTGCGGTTCGGGGGCGTGTCCCTGGACGCGTTCCTCGACGTCGTCCGCCCCGACGAGTCCGCCACCCACGCGGTCGCCTACTCGCACACCGGCTACACCACGAACCTCCCGCTCGCCGACCTGACCGGCGGCAGGGCGTGGATCGCCTGGGAGTACGAGGGGCGGCCACTGGCCGCCGAGCACGGTGGCCCGGCGCGGCTGCTGGTGCCGCACCTGTACTTCTGGAAGAGCGCCAAGTGGATCGCCGGCCTGCGGCTCCTCGACCACGACGAGCCGGGGTTCTGGGAGCAGAACGGCTACCACGCGCGCGGGAACCCGTGGGAGGAGCAGAGGTACTCCGGTGACTAG
- a CDS encoding NADP-dependent oxidoreductase, which produces MPKAYVFTRFGGPETEAFVDVDRPRPGPGQLLVAVRAAGVNPVDWKQRTGYARAGGAARELPAVFGNEVAGVVAEVGADVTGFQAGDAVFGNPVAGGYAEYALLPVTVTAPKPAGLSFTDAAALPVAAATAYDGVEQLALPEGATLLVTGAGGGVGAAILQIARTRGLRVVGVASDGKKDFVESLGAVHVPSGPGLAARVRAAAPEGVDGVYDLVGGEVLAETATLLTDRTKLITAGAPADVAEGLGGARVARARNAAVLEAVADLVVRGDLDPQVTRTFPLDRAGEALRTVEEGHARGKIVIEVAR; this is translated from the coding sequence ATGCCCAAGGCGTACGTCTTCACACGGTTCGGCGGTCCGGAGACCGAGGCGTTCGTCGACGTGGACCGGCCGCGCCCCGGTCCCGGACAGCTGCTCGTGGCGGTCCGTGCGGCCGGTGTGAACCCCGTCGACTGGAAGCAGCGCACCGGGTACGCCCGTGCGGGCGGCGCGGCGCGCGAGCTGCCCGCCGTCTTCGGCAACGAGGTCGCCGGGGTGGTCGCTGAGGTCGGCGCGGACGTCACCGGTTTCCAGGCCGGGGACGCTGTCTTCGGCAACCCGGTCGCGGGCGGCTACGCCGAGTACGCCCTGCTGCCCGTCACGGTGACCGCGCCCAAGCCCGCCGGGCTGTCCTTCACGGACGCGGCTGCCCTGCCCGTCGCGGCGGCCACCGCGTACGACGGCGTCGAGCAGCTCGCCCTGCCGGAGGGCGCGACCCTGCTGGTCACCGGCGCGGGCGGCGGGGTCGGCGCCGCGATCCTCCAGATCGCCCGCACCCGGGGGCTGCGGGTCGTGGGGGTCGCGAGCGACGGCAAGAAGGACTTCGTCGAGTCGCTGGGCGCGGTGCACGTCCCGTCCGGCCCCGGCCTGGCCGCACGGGTGCGGGCGGCTGCCCCCGAAGGCGTCGACGGTGTCTACGACCTGGTCGGCGGCGAGGTGCTCGCCGAGACCGCGACCCTGCTGACCGACCGCACGAAGCTGATCACGGCGGGTGCGCCCGCCGACGTCGCGGAGGGACTGGGCGGCGCCCGGGTCGCGCGCGCCCGCAACGCCGCCGTCCTCGAAGCGGTCGCGGACCTCGTCGTACGCGGCGACCTGGACCCGCAGGTGACCCGCACCTTCCCGCTCGACCGGGCGGGCGAGGCCCTGCGCACGGTCGAGGAAGGTCACGCACGCGGCAAGATCGTGATCGAGGTCGCCCGATGA